The Bacteroidota bacterium region CCCTCTTTCAAATGACCTCCGCTGGCTTTACCCTCCTGATCAGTCACGGTAATATGAAAATGTGAACCTTCTTTTGAAAAAGTTCCGGTAAGGGAGGTTATTTCCAGCGGGCCCGGAACAGAATCCGTTTGTTCTTTCCCCGCGAACCGGATGGTTGCCACAGTGAGGCTGCCTACACAGGTTACAATTGCGGCGGCATCGAGTTTTTTGTCTGATGCATATGAATCCAGGGAATGTTTAAGGTCATTTCCGGGGCTTAATCTCAAGGAGTGAATTTTCATAGATAAAGGGAATTAGTGCATTGTTTTGAACGATTCCAGATAAGGATTCAAAGCACAACAATATTACAGGATATGGTTCAGTAATTGTTGTTTATTTTCATTTATGAATTGGAATTTCCATCAAATAATTATTTTTTTATTGGAATCACCTTTGAATTTTTCCAGTAACAGATTTTTGGGATGGTATTTTTTATTCTGAAGTGGA contains the following coding sequences:
- a CDS encoding DNA-binding protein, encoding MKIHSLRLSPGNDLKHSLDSYASDKKLDAAAIVTCVGSLTVATIRFAGKEQTDSVPGPLEITSLTGTFSKEGSHFHITVTDQEGKASGGHLKEGSIVRTTAEIVILEPEDVYYLRETDAQTGYKELKIVPK